The following is a genomic window from Hymenobacter monticola.
CAACATCCATGTCGTGTGCGCCGAGCCCAGCATTGCCAACCATTTCCTGGCCGAGCTGCGCGACAAAGACGTGCAAAAAGACAGCCTGCGCTTCCGCCGCAACCTGCAGCGCCTGGGCGAAATCATCGCCTACCGCATCAGCGCCCACCTCAGCTACACCGACCAAACCATTCAGACACCCCTGGCCGAAACCACCGGCAAGCTCCTGCACGACTTCCCCATTCTGGCCACGGTGCTGCGCGCCGGATTACCTTTCCATCAAGGTTTTCTGAATTATTTCGACCAGTCGCCCAGCGCCTTCGTAGCTGCCTACCGCATCGAGGGCACGGCCCAGGTACAGGTGCAGGTCGATTACCTCTCCGCGCCGCGCCTCGACGAGCGGGTGCTCATCCTGGCCGACCCCATGCTGGCCTCTGGCAAAAGCCTGGTGCAAACCTACCGGGCCATGCTGCGCTTCGGCACGCCGCGCCAAGTGCACATCGCGGCCGTCATTGCCTCGCCCGAGGGCCTGGCCCACGTGGCCCGCGAAATCCCCGAAGCCAACCTCTGGGTGGCCGCCATCGACGAAAAGCTCAACGAGCAAGCTTACATCGTGCCCGGCCTCGGCGACGCCGGCGACCTGAGCTACGGCAGCAAGCTGTAGTGTAGCCACGCGCCAAGACGGAATTTCTCAGGCTGGTTGAACCCTGAACTTCGGAAAAGGGTATCTTTGCCACGCGCCCACCCCGCGTTCAGTTGCCCCTCTTCACCCGCCTGCCTTTCCGCCTTCGCCGTGGTTCATCCCGCAGTTAAGTTTGCGTCCGTGTTCCTGCTGAGCACGGTCAAGTTTTTGGGCGGCCCGCTGGCCGGGACCTCTATGGGCCTGCACTTTTGGCAAACCCTGGCCCTCACCGTGGCCGGCATGATGACCAGTGTGTTCGTCTTTTCCGGCGTGGGCGGCACCTGGATGCGCCACCGCCAGAAGCAGCGCCGTCTGCGCCGCGAGCCCATCTTCACCAAACGCTCGCGCAACATCATCAAGGTGTTTCGCAAGTTTGGCATGGGCGGCATCGCCTTTCTCACGCCCATTTTGCTGTCGCCCATCGGCGGCACCGTCATCGCCACGCTGCTGGGCGTGCCGCGGCAACGCATCCTGCTGCACATGTTTCTGAGCGCAGTGTTCTGGGGCACGGCCCTCACCTTCGCCAGTATCCACTTCGGGCACCTGCTGCACCACAAGTAAAAGGGTTGAGTGTTGAAGGTTGAATGTTGAGTGAAAGATTGGTTAACTCAACATTCAACCTTCAACACTCAACCCTTTTAACGCCCGCGCCGCTTCAGCGCCTTCACGCCGGGGTTCGAGCCGCCTTTTTTGCCCACAAAGGCTTTGGCACCCTTGCGACTCTTCTTCTGGCCTTCCACGAAGGGCTTGCCGGTGCGTTTGTCGATGGTCACGCCGGGTTTAATCCACTCCTTGCGCTCGTGGAAAGCGCCTTTGAAGTCGGGGTCCAGCTTTTTGCGGCGGTCGTCGAGCTCGCGGCCCATCTTCTGCTTTTCCTCGAAGGGGGTTTCTTCCACTTTCACTTCCTCGGGCAGCGGCAGCAGCTCAATCTTCTGGTTGATGAGCTGCTCAATCTCGCCGACGTGCACCATTTCGGCCTCGTTGGCGAAGGTGATGGCGGCGCCCGTGTGCTGGGCCCGGCCCGTGCGCCCAATGCGGTGCACGTAGTCGTCGTGCACAATGGGCACGTCGAAATTGATGACGTGGCTCACCTGCGGCACGTCGATGCCGCGCGCGGCCACATCAGTGGCCACCATGTAGCGCACCTCCCCGGCCTTGAAAGAATCCATGCTGTTCATGCGGGCGTTCTGGCCCTTGTTGCCGTGAATTACGCGCACCTCGCCGGCCGGAGCCTTGCGCTCCAGAAAATGGGCCACCTGGTCGGCGTGCTGCTTGGTGCGGCAGAACAGTAGCACCCGCGTCATCACCTCCGCGTCGCGGTAGAGCAAGAAATGCAGCAGGTTGATTTTGGTGAGCAGGTTTGGCACTTCGTACAGCACCTGGCTCACCGTAGAGGCCGTTTTGGCCGGCGGGCTCACCTCCACCCGCACCGGAAATTCCAAGAACTCCTCGCTTAGCGTCGTCACGCGGTCGGGCATGGTAGCTGAGAAAAGCGCGTTCTGCCGCTTGCGCGGAATGATTTCCAAAATGCGCCGAATCTGGGGCATGAAGCCCATGTCCATCATTTTGTCGGCCTCGTCCATCACCAGCGTTTTCAGGTCGGTGAGGCGCACGGCGCCTTTGAGGTAAATTTCCAGCAGCCGGCCCGGTGTAGCCACCAGTATATCCAGCCCTTCGGCAATGGTTTCAATCTGCGTTTTGGGACCCAAACCGCCGTAAATGGCGAAAATGCGCAGGTCGGTGTTCACGGCCAGCGCCTTGAGGTGCTTCTCAATCTGCATGGCCAGCTCGCGGGTGGGAGCCAGCACCAGCGCCCGTGGGTGGGTGCC
Proteins encoded in this region:
- the upp gene encoding uracil phosphoribosyltransferase; translated protein: MATPHASSALPSPATEAAAAMANIHVVCAEPSIANHFLAELRDKDVQKDSLRFRRNLQRLGEIIAYRISAHLSYTDQTIQTPLAETTGKLLHDFPILATVLRAGLPFHQGFLNYFDQSPSAFVAAYRIEGTAQVQVQVDYLSAPRLDERVLILADPMLASGKSLVQTYRAMLRFGTPRQVHIAAVIASPEGLAHVAREIPEANLWVAAIDEKLNEQAYIVPGLGDAGDLSYGSKL
- a CDS encoding DEAD/DEAH box helicase: MEPNTTPSFNDFKLNKQLLTAVAEAGFTEPTPVQVQTIPLLLAGHDVLGIAQTGTGKTAAFGLPLLMKVKYAQGTHPRALVLAPTRELAMQIEKHLKALAVNTDLRIFAIYGGLGPKTQIETIAEGLDILVATPGRLLEIYLKGAVRLTDLKTLVMDEADKMMDMGFMPQIRRILEIIPRKRQNALFSATMPDRVTTLSEEFLEFPVRVEVSPPAKTASTVSQVLYEVPNLLTKINLLHFLLYRDAEVMTRVLLFCRTKQHADQVAHFLERKAPAGEVRVIHGNKGQNARMNSMDSFKAGEVRYMVATDVAARGIDVPQVSHVINFDVPIVHDDYVHRIGRTGRAQHTGAAITFANEAEMVHVGEIEQLINQKIELLPLPEEVKVEETPFEEKQKMGRELDDRRKKLDPDFKGAFHERKEWIKPGVTIDKRTGKPFVEGQKKSRKGAKAFVGKKGGSNPGVKALKRRGR